One stretch of Pseudomonas fluorescens Q2-87 DNA includes these proteins:
- the xthA gene encoding exodeoxyribonuclease III — translation MKIVSFNINGLRARPHQLAALIEKHQPDVIGLQETKVHDEQFPLADVQALGYHVHYHGQKGHYGVALLSRQAPLSLHKGFEGDDDDAQRRFIWGTFADANGVPVTIMNGYFPQGESRDHPTKFPAKERFYNDLQQLLESRFSNDQPVVVMGDVNISPEDCDIGIGPDNMKRWLKTGKCSFLPEEREWMARLKNWGLVDSFRHLNPDVTDRFSWFDYRSRGFEDEPKRGLRIDLILTSHGLLPRVKDAGVDYELRGMEKPSDHAPIWLQLG, via the coding sequence AGCACCAGCCGGACGTGATCGGCCTGCAGGAAACCAAGGTCCACGACGAACAATTCCCCCTGGCGGACGTACAGGCCCTGGGTTATCACGTGCATTACCATGGGCAAAAGGGCCACTACGGCGTTGCCCTGCTCTCCCGCCAGGCGCCGCTGAGCCTGCACAAAGGCTTCGAGGGCGATGATGACGACGCCCAACGGCGCTTCATCTGGGGCACCTTCGCCGATGCCAATGGCGTGCCGGTGACGATCATGAACGGTTATTTCCCACAAGGTGAAAGCCGCGATCACCCGACTAAATTCCCCGCCAAGGAGCGTTTCTACAACGACTTGCAGCAGTTGCTGGAAAGCCGATTCAGCAACGACCAGCCCGTGGTGGTGATGGGCGACGTGAACATTTCCCCGGAAGACTGCGACATCGGCATCGGCCCGGACAACATGAAGCGCTGGCTGAAAACCGGCAAGTGCAGCTTCCTGCCGGAAGAGCGCGAATGGATGGCCCGCCTGAAGAACTGGGGCCTGGTGGACAGCTTCCGCCACCTGAACCCGGACGTTACCGACCGCTTCAGCTGGTTCGACTACCGCAGCCGCGGTTTCGAGGACGAACCCAAGCGCGGCCTGCGCATCGACCTGATCCTCACCTCCCATGGCCTGCTGCCACGGGTCAAGGACGCCGGCGTGGACTATGAGCTGCGCGGCATGGAAAAACCTTCGGACCATGCGCCGATCTGGCTGCAACTGGGCTGA